A single window of Senegalia massiliensis DNA harbors:
- a CDS encoding DNA-3-methyladenine glycosylase family protein, whose protein sequence is MSYELIEQNDKIIIKDIKNFEPKHIFECGQAFRWHVEDDGSYTIVAYGKILNIKKEGNDAVFSNTNREDFESIWYHYFDLHRDYDEIKKELSKDPILEKAIKFGEGMRILNQDEWEILISFITSANNMISRIKKSLNLLSEKYGEFIGEYKGNKYYSFPTANSLNRLSVEEIKECGLGFRAKYISSAANIVDKREMDIYAIKNMSTNDARKDLLVFPGVGPKVADCIMLFSMEKSDAFPIDVWVKRVMEHFYLEQDTKLKLIQEYGQEKFGALAGFAQQYLFYYARELGIGKKK, encoded by the coding sequence ATGAGCTATGAATTAATAGAACAAAATGATAAAATTATAATAAAGGATATAAAGAATTTTGAGCCTAAACATATATTTGAGTGTGGCCAAGCATTTAGATGGCATGTAGAAGATGATGGAAGTTATACTATAGTTGCTTATGGAAAGATACTTAATATAAAAAAAGAAGGTAATGATGCTGTATTTTCTAATACTAATAGAGAAGATTTTGAAAGTATTTGGTATCATTATTTTGACTTACATAGAGATTATGATGAAATAAAAAAAGAGTTATCAAAAGATCCTATACTCGAAAAAGCTATTAAATTTGGAGAGGGAATGAGAATATTAAATCAAGATGAATGGGAGATACTCATTTCTTTTATAACCTCAGCAAATAATATGATTTCTAGAATAAAAAAATCATTAAATTTATTAAGTGAAAAATATGGAGAATTTATAGGAGAATATAAAGGTAATAAATATTATAGTTTTCCTACAGCAAATAGTTTAAATAGACTATCTGTAGAAGAAATAAAAGAATGTGGCTTAGGCTTTAGAGCTAAATACATATCATCAGCTGCTAATATAGTTGATAAAAGGGAAATGGATATTTATGCTATAAAGAATATGTCTACAAATGATGCAAGAAAAGATCTTTTAGTATTTCCAGGAGTAGGACCTAAAGTAGCAGATTGTATAATGTTATTTTCTATGGAAAAATCAGATGCATTTCCAATAGATGTATGGGTTAAAAGAGTTATGGAGCATTTTTATTTAGAGCAAGATACAAAACTTAAACTTATACAAGAGTATGGTCAAGAAAAATTTGGAGCGTTAGCAGGATTTGCACAACAATATTTATTTTATTATGCACGAGAATTAGGTATAGGCAAGAAAAAATAA
- the gdhA gene encoding NADP-specific glutamate dehydrogenase → MSYVEEVIEKVKQRNANEPEFIQTIEEVYSTLEPVLENHPEYVEANILERMAEPERQISFKVAWQDDEGKIQINRGMRVQFNGAIGPYKGGLRFHPSVYSGIIKFLGFEQTFKNSLTGLPMGGGKGGSDFDPRGKSDREIRNFCEAYMTELYRHIGPDVDIPAGDIGVSAREIGYLYGQYRRIRGAFENGVITGKGLSYGGSLIRPEATGFGAAYFMNEILNYHGDTFEGKTVSVSGFGNVSWGIVQKINELGGKVVTLSGPDGYIYDPDGISGEEKINYMVEMRMSGRDKVKDYADKFGVEYFEGEKPWGVKVDIAMPCATQNEVHMEDAKKMVENGLKYYCEVSNMPTTNDALKYLQEQGLIVGPSKAANAGGVACSGLEMAQNSLRLSWTEEEVDQNLQKIMKDIHENARFAAEKNGFGYNLVAGANIAGFLKVAEAMMAQGIY, encoded by the coding sequence ATGTCTTATGTAGAAGAGGTAATTGAGAAAGTAAAGCAGAGGAATGCAAACGAACCAGAATTTATTCAAACAATAGAAGAGGTTTATAGTACATTAGAACCAGTATTAGAAAATCATCCGGAATATGTTGAAGCAAATATATTAGAAAGAATGGCTGAACCTGAAAGACAAATATCTTTTAAAGTAGCTTGGCAAGATGATGAAGGTAAAATTCAAATTAATCGTGGTATGAGAGTTCAATTTAACGGAGCAATAGGACCATATAAAGGTGGATTAAGATTCCATCCATCAGTATATTCAGGTATTATAAAGTTTTTAGGATTTGAACAAACATTTAAAAATTCACTTACAGGTCTTCCAATGGGTGGAGGTAAAGGTGGTTCTGATTTTGACCCAAGAGGTAAATCTGATCGTGAGATAAGAAATTTCTGTGAAGCTTATATGACTGAATTATATAGACATATTGGACCAGATGTAGATATTCCAGCAGGGGATATAGGTGTAAGTGCTAGAGAAATAGGATATTTATATGGACAATATAGAAGAATAAGAGGCGCATTTGAAAATGGGGTTATAACAGGTAAAGGATTATCATATGGTGGAAGTTTAATAAGACCAGAAGCAACAGGTTTTGGTGCTGCATACTTTATGAATGAAATATTAAATTATCATGGAGATACATTTGAAGGTAAAACAGTATCTGTTTCTGGATTTGGTAATGTATCTTGGGGTATAGTTCAAAAAATAAATGAGCTAGGTGGAAAGGTAGTTACACTTTCAGGACCAGATGGATATATTTATGATCCAGATGGAATATCTGGTGAAGAGAAAATAAACTATATGGTTGAAATGAGAATGTCAGGTAGAGATAAAGTAAAAGATTATGCTGATAAATTTGGAGTAGAATATTTTGAAGGAGAAAAACCATGGGGTGTTAAAGTTGATATAGCGATGCCTTGTGCAACTCAAAATGAAGTTCATATGGAAGATGCTAAGAAAATGGTAGAGAATGGATTAAAATACTACTGTGAAGTATCAAATATGCCTACAACAAATGATGCACTTAAATATTTACAAGAACAAGGATTAATAGTAGGTCCTTCAAAAGCAGCAAATGCTGGTGGAGTTGCATGTTCTGGACTTGAAATGGCACAAAATAGCTTAAGATTATCATGGACAGAAGAAGAAGTAGACCAAAACTTACAAAAAATAATGAAAGATATACATGAAAATGCTCGTTTTGCAGCAGAAAAAAATGGATTTGGATATAATCTAGTAGCTGGTGCAAATATTGCAGGATTCTTAAAAGTAGCAGAAGCAATGATGGCTCAAGGAATATATTAA
- a CDS encoding DUF554 domain-containing protein, with translation MIGTIVNFLTILLGGIIGVNIKEGLKEEYKQIIMDSLALIVIVIGLTSALKSESILTMIFSLIIGVIIGESLKIDKKLNKLGEFLERKLGRNDSNFSKGFVTTSLIFCVGAMAIVGSLESGLTGNHNTLYAKSVIDGMTSIVFASTLGIGVAFSSFAVFLYQGSITILASFLTDFLIDPVVLEMSAVGGILISAIGINILGLKEIKVSNMLPAIFLPLVFYAVKLIYLSI, from the coding sequence TTGATAGGTACTATAGTTAATTTCCTCACTATATTGTTAGGAGGAATAATAGGTGTAAATATCAAAGAAGGATTAAAAGAAGAGTATAAACAAATAATAATGGATTCGCTTGCACTTATTGTAATAGTAATAGGCCTTACATCTGCTCTTAAAAGTGAAAGTATTCTTACAATGATATTTAGTTTAATAATAGGAGTAATAATAGGTGAAAGTCTAAAAATAGATAAAAAATTAAATAAACTGGGAGAATTCTTAGAAAGAAAGTTGGGTAGAAATGATTCAAATTTTTCTAAAGGATTTGTAACGACTTCCTTAATATTTTGTGTAGGGGCTATGGCTATAGTTGGTTCACTAGAAAGTGGATTAACAGGAAATCATAATACACTTTATGCAAAATCAGTAATAGATGGTATGACATCTATAGTATTTGCATCTACCCTTGGAATAGGAGTAGCTTTCTCTAGTTTTGCTGTGTTTTTATATCAAGGTAGCATAACAATACTTGCATCATTTCTAACTGATTTTTTAATAGATCCAGTAGTTTTAGAAATGTCAGCTGTAGGTGGAATTCTTATATCAGCTATTGGAATAAATATATTAGGGTTAAAAGAGATAAAGGTAAGCAATATGCTTCCAGCAATTTTTTTACCTTTAGTATTTTATGCTGTTAAATTAATATATCTTAGTATTTAA